One window of Mesorhizobium loti R88b genomic DNA carries:
- a CDS encoding pyridoxamine 5'-phosphate oxidase family protein: MSRITTVEQLKALYGVPGEASLVKELDHVIPEYAAFIEASPFVALATSGPEGLDCSPRGDLAGFVRIVDPKTLMMPDRRGNNRADSLRNIIRDPRVGLLFLVPGSGTTLRINGRAHITTDAELCASFMVDGKAARSITVIDVDSVYFQCARAIVRSELWNPARHVDPKSLPTPGKILEVTSRKNIDGEAYDKEWPERAKKTMW; encoded by the coding sequence ATGTCGCGCATCACGACGGTCGAACAGCTCAAAGCGCTCTATGGCGTTCCAGGCGAAGCCTCGCTGGTCAAGGAACTCGATCACGTCATTCCCGAGTATGCCGCCTTCATCGAAGCCTCGCCCTTTGTCGCACTGGCGACCAGCGGACCGGAGGGACTGGACTGTTCGCCGCGCGGCGATCTCGCCGGCTTCGTGCGTATCGTTGATCCGAAAACGCTGATGATGCCGGACCGGCGCGGCAACAACCGCGCCGATTCGCTGCGTAACATCATTAGGGATCCGCGTGTCGGCCTCTTGTTCCTGGTGCCGGGTTCCGGCACCACGCTGCGCATCAACGGGCGAGCCCATATCACCACCGATGCCGAACTTTGCGCGTCCTTCATGGTCGACGGCAAGGCGGCGCGTTCGATAACCGTTATCGATGTCGATTCGGTCTATTTCCAATGCGCCCGCGCCATTGTGCGGTCCGAGCTCTGGAACCCGGCAAGGCATGTCGACCCAAAGTCGCTGCCGACGCCCGGAAAAATCCTGGAAGTCACCAGCCGCAAGAACATCGACGGCGAGGCCTACGACAAGGAATGGCCCGAGCGAGCGAAGAAGACGATGTGGTAG
- a CDS encoding MarR family winged helix-turn-helix transcriptional regulator: MNNKQELPWDNPRFRNWVAVARACHVLERTLAVKLAPLDLKPAQLDVLMNLYRHPGMSQHDLARKLLVGRSNITMLLPQLETRGLLRREGDEKDKRILRLALTEAGEALLMQALKVHMALIEKAMSQSTPEQCDMIGEQMRKIYDVLKEA, encoded by the coding sequence ATGAACAATAAACAAGAGTTACCTTGGGACAACCCGCGTTTTCGCAACTGGGTCGCGGTGGCGCGCGCCTGCCATGTGCTGGAGCGCACGCTGGCGGTGAAACTCGCGCCGCTGGACCTGAAGCCGGCGCAGCTCGACGTGCTGATGAACCTCTACCGCCATCCCGGCATGTCGCAGCACGACCTTGCCCGCAAGCTGCTGGTCGGCCGCTCCAACATCACCATGCTGTTGCCGCAGCTGGAGACGCGCGGCCTGCTGCGCCGCGAAGGCGACGAGAAGGACAAGCGCATCTTGCGGCTCGCTCTGACCGAAGCCGGCGAGGCGCTGCTGATGCAGGCGCTGAAAGTGCATATGGCGTTGATCGAGAAGGCGATGAGCCAGTCGACACCCGAACAGTGCGACATGATCGGCGAACAGATGCGTAAGATCTATGATGTGCTGAAGGAAGCGTGA
- a CDS encoding alpha/beta hydrolase, with protein sequence MASIGLKVIRGVFGAAEHIAPRITGRAAFELFCRTPSAKALTDGERRAISRAADFMSEARHHRLKTKTGCVMVHEFRPEPGRAALGTVLVVHGWRSRTEYMRALIEGYRAAGYRVVSLDLPGHGHSQGRHLNMVNAVEAVRVAGEWFGPFVAAVGHSFGGAVAANAIAGSVKNIPPLAAGRLVLIAAPSSLPAIFADFSRMLNVGPRSQVAMADRVEHLSGRPLHEFTGDRQLAQAPVPTLVIHAPDDREVPAEHAKRYAGAGGHVRLHWADGLGHRRILADKGVVERAVAFVAREPSLLH encoded by the coding sequence ATGGCATCAATCGGGCTGAAGGTCATCCGGGGCGTATTTGGTGCGGCCGAACATATTGCACCGCGCATCACCGGGCGCGCGGCGTTCGAACTGTTCTGCCGCACGCCGAGCGCCAAAGCGCTGACCGACGGCGAACGCCGCGCCATCAGCCGCGCCGCTGACTTCATGAGCGAGGCGCGCCATCATCGGCTGAAGACCAAGACCGGCTGCGTCATGGTGCATGAATTCCGGCCGGAGCCGGGCAGGGCGGCGCTTGGCACGGTGCTTGTCGTCCATGGCTGGCGTTCGCGCACCGAATATATGCGCGCGTTGATCGAGGGCTATCGCGCGGCCGGCTACAGGGTGGTTTCTCTTGACCTGCCGGGCCATGGCCATTCGCAGGGCCGGCACCTGAACATGGTCAATGCTGTCGAGGCCGTACGGGTCGCCGGCGAATGGTTCGGTCCGTTCGTGGCAGCGGTTGGACATTCCTTCGGTGGCGCCGTTGCCGCCAATGCCATCGCCGGTTCGGTCAAGAACATTCCGCCACTGGCGGCCGGACGCCTTGTGCTGATCGCGGCGCCCAGCTCCTTGCCGGCGATCTTCGCCGACTTCAGCCGCATGCTCAATGTCGGGCCGCGTTCGCAGGTCGCCATGGCGGACCGTGTCGAACACCTGTCCGGCCGGCCGCTGCATGAATTCACCGGCGACCGCCAGCTCGCCCAGGCGCCTGTGCCCACCCTGGTCATTCACGCGCCGGATGACCGTGAGGTGCCAGCCGAACACGCAAAACGCTACGCCGGCGCGGGCGGCCATGTGCGGCTGCACTGGGCCGACGGGCTCGGCCACCGCCGCATTCTTGCCGACAAGGGCGTTGTCGAACGCGCCGTCGCCTTCGTCGCCCGAGAGCCGTCGCTGCTTCACTGA
- a CDS encoding rhodanese-like domain-containing protein produces the protein MKKGYRELLDEANAEIEVVSPEEAAGLLEDEGTIFVDLRDPREVERDGKIPGAKHVTRGMLEFWIDPESPYHKPFFASGKSFVFFCAGGWRSALATKTAQDMGLSPVKHILGGYTAWKAAGLPVEPGEKKK, from the coding sequence GTGAAAAAGGGGTATCGCGAATTGCTGGATGAGGCGAACGCCGAGATCGAAGTGGTTTCACCAGAGGAAGCCGCGGGATTGCTCGAGGACGAAGGCACGATCTTCGTCGACCTGCGCGATCCGCGCGAGGTGGAACGCGACGGAAAAATACCCGGCGCCAAACATGTCACCCGCGGCATGTTGGAATTCTGGATCGATCCCGAGAGCCCCTATCACAAGCCATTCTTCGCCTCGGGTAAAAGTTTTGTTTTCTTTTGTGCCGGCGGCTGGCGCTCGGCGCTCGCCACCAAGACGGCGCAGGACATGGGACTTTCCCCGGTCAAGCACATCCTTGGCGGCTACACCGCCTGGAAGGCCGCCGGATTGCCTGTCGAACCCGGCGAGAAGAAGAAATAG
- a CDS encoding TetR/AcrR family transcriptional regulator, which yields MSERGRPRTFDRTAALRRAMEVFWAKGYEGASISDLATAMGINSPSLYAAYGSKEALFLEAADFYSRFEGPDIWQALDEAPTARLAIELFLSRTAKAYSQTDRPQGCLITLGALHQDSTSGLICADLRRRRAENHSALQKRLERGVADGELPADFDCHAVATFYATVQHGMSIQARDGASCTALMATVAGAMAAWQTLAGTDKA from the coding sequence ATGTCGGAAAGAGGCCGTCCCCGCACCTTCGATCGAACCGCAGCCTTGCGGCGCGCGATGGAGGTGTTTTGGGCCAAGGGTTATGAAGGCGCGTCGATAAGCGACCTCGCCACCGCGATGGGCATCAATTCGCCCAGCCTTTACGCCGCCTATGGCAGCAAGGAGGCGTTATTCCTTGAGGCTGCGGATTTCTATTCGCGCTTCGAAGGTCCGGATATCTGGCAGGCGCTGGATGAGGCGCCGACCGCGCGCCTGGCAATCGAGCTTTTTTTAAGCCGCACGGCAAAGGCCTATTCGCAGACCGACCGTCCGCAAGGTTGCCTGATCACGCTTGGCGCGCTGCATCAGGATTCGACCAGCGGCCTGATCTGCGCCGACCTACGCCGCCGCCGCGCTGAAAACCATTCAGCCTTGCAAAAACGCCTCGAGCGAGGTGTGGCCGACGGCGAACTGCCTGCCGACTTCGACTGCCACGCCGTGGCGACCTTCTACGCCACCGTGCAGCACGGCATGTCGATCCAGGCGCGCGACGGTGCTTCGTGCACCGCGCTGATGGCGACGGTTGCCGGAGCTATGGCTGCCTGGCAGACGCTGGCGGGCACCGACAAAGCGTGA
- a CDS encoding 3-oxoacyl-ACP reductase family protein, protein MSSNSLNGKAALVTGGSRGIGAAIARRLAADGADVALTYVHGEEQARSVVADIEAKGGRAVAIKADNRDAEAIDRAVDETVAAFGRLDILVNSAGIWRAAPIDTLSLADFDETMSVNLRAPFIASKAAAAHMGEGGRIISIGSNLAERVTDTSLGAYSTSKAALVGLTKALARDLGARGITANVVHPGSTDTDMNPADGPHAEHQRQKMATQRFGKADDIAGMVAWLAGPEGSFVTGAALTIDGGANA, encoded by the coding sequence ATGTCTTCCAACAGTTTGAACGGCAAGGCGGCGCTCGTCACAGGCGGCAGCCGCGGCATCGGAGCAGCGATTGCGCGAAGACTCGCGGCCGATGGCGCCGATGTCGCCTTGACCTATGTGCATGGCGAGGAACAGGCCCGCTCGGTCGTCGCCGACATCGAGGCCAAGGGCGGCCGCGCCGTCGCGATCAAGGCCGACAACCGGGACGCCGAGGCGATAGACAGGGCCGTCGATGAGACCGTGGCTGCATTCGGTCGGCTGGATATCCTGGTCAACAGTGCCGGCATCTGGCGCGCGGCGCCTATCGACACTTTGTCGCTTGCCGATTTCGACGAGACCATGTCGGTCAATCTGAGAGCCCCGTTCATCGCCTCGAAGGCGGCGGCGGCGCATATGGGCGAGGGCGGCAGGATCATCTCGATCGGCAGCAATCTCGCTGAACGCGTCACCGACACCAGCCTCGGTGCCTATTCCACCAGCAAGGCGGCTCTGGTCGGCCTGACCAAGGCTCTCGCACGCGATCTCGGCGCACGTGGCATCACCGCCAACGTCGTCCATCCCGGTTCGACCGACACCGACATGAACCCGGCGGACGGACCGCATGCCGAACACCAGCGCCAGAAGATGGCGACACAGCGCTTCGGTAAGGCCGATGACATCGCCGGCATGGTTGCCTGGCTTGCCGGACCGGAAGGAAGTTTCGTGACAGGTGCGGCATTGACCATCGATGGTGGCGCCAACGCCTGA
- a CDS encoding L,D-transpeptidase family protein, translated as MKLLGKNTTALPLMAIAATLALGAPQAGAQGLFDMLFGGGIKHQPQGEFPPPPPKHRPKAPAGGGVKISSPSYYTYKADKLVRVDFSSLSAAPQPATPQDAAFVPSATGAAFHDAIASLSDYELYAEPDIAKALIAYYQANPDFIWISGTSLNSRAQDAVRVLGEAASYGLTPADYTVDVPAANSASGDDAAKLKDLVRFEMALSARVLRYAHDAQNGRVEPNRMTGYYDFPAKPLDLGGVLKTLAHTQEVRTYLESRHPQNAEYQALRVELESLQASAENEIVVDPKLLLKPGETSPELPKLLTLIARSLDDDMGGTYGEVLSRLASSEVYVPELVPLIKAVQVKEGMKGDGVIGPRTVALLAGSSKADRLLKVQVALEELRWLPSDLGSPRVFINQPAFTASYIDNGQELLKTRAVIGRVTNQTAFFYDQIKQVDFHPYWGVPQSIIVNEMLPRLRSDPGYLDRAGYEVTDAKGRKIPSSSVNWGAYGANIPYNVRQQPSEANALGELKILFPNKHAIYMHDTPQKSFFKQDMRALSHGCVRLQDPRGMAAAVLGTDVDYIAEKLKHGHSTEDVTRKIPVYVAYFTAWPDMSGKVEYFGDVYDRDSRLKQALDATEAVRSPSS; from the coding sequence ATGAAACTCCTCGGTAAAAATACAACCGCGCTGCCGCTGATGGCGATCGCGGCAACGCTCGCCCTGGGCGCGCCTCAGGCCGGTGCGCAAGGGCTGTTCGACATGCTGTTCGGCGGCGGCATCAAGCACCAGCCGCAGGGCGAGTTTCCGCCCCCGCCACCAAAGCACAGACCCAAGGCCCCGGCGGGCGGTGGTGTAAAAATCAGCAGCCCGTCCTACTACACCTACAAGGCCGACAAGCTGGTGCGCGTCGACTTCTCGTCGCTGTCCGCGGCGCCACAGCCGGCAACGCCGCAGGATGCCGCGTTCGTTCCGTCTGCCACGGGGGCTGCTTTTCACGACGCCATTGCCAGCTTGAGCGACTACGAGCTTTACGCTGAGCCGGACATTGCCAAGGCGCTGATCGCCTACTACCAGGCCAACCCGGATTTCATCTGGATAAGCGGAACCAGCCTCAACAGCCGCGCGCAGGATGCGGTGCGGGTGCTTGGCGAGGCCGCCAGCTATGGCCTGACGCCGGCCGACTATACGGTCGATGTGCCGGCCGCGAATTCTGCCTCGGGGGACGACGCGGCCAAGTTGAAGGACCTCGTGCGCTTCGAGATGGCGCTGTCGGCGCGCGTGTTGCGCTACGCCCATGACGCCCAGAACGGCCGTGTCGAACCCAACCGTATGACCGGCTACTATGATTTCCCGGCCAAGCCGCTCGATCTGGGCGGCGTGCTGAAGACGCTGGCGCATACGCAGGAAGTGCGTACATACCTCGAATCGCGGCATCCGCAGAATGCGGAATATCAGGCGCTGCGCGTCGAGCTGGAATCGCTGCAGGCAAGCGCCGAGAATGAGATCGTCGTCGATCCCAAGCTGCTGCTGAAGCCAGGCGAAACCAGCCCCGAACTGCCGAAGCTGTTGACGCTGATCGCACGCAGTCTCGATGACGACATGGGTGGCACATATGGCGAGGTCCTGTCGCGGCTGGCGAGCAGCGAGGTCTACGTGCCCGAGCTCGTGCCGCTGATCAAGGCGGTGCAGGTGAAAGAAGGCATGAAGGGCGACGGCGTCATCGGCCCGCGCACCGTTGCCTTGCTGGCGGGCTCGTCGAAGGCCGACAGGCTGCTCAAGGTGCAGGTAGCGCTGGAAGAACTGCGCTGGCTGCCTTCAGATCTCGGCAGCCCGCGTGTGTTCATCAATCAGCCGGCCTTTACCGCGAGCTACATCGACAACGGCCAGGAACTGCTGAAGACACGCGCCGTCATCGGTCGCGTCACCAACCAGACGGCATTCTTCTACGACCAGATCAAGCAGGTCGACTTCCACCCCTATTGGGGCGTGCCGCAGTCGATCATCGTCAACGAGATGCTGCCCCGGTTGCGCAGCGATCCCGGCTATCTCGACCGCGCCGGCTACGAAGTGACCGATGCGAAGGGCAGAAAGATCCCGTCATCGTCGGTCAATTGGGGCGCCTACGGCGCCAACATTCCCTACAATGTGCGCCAGCAGCCGAGCGAGGCCAATGCGCTGGGTGAGTTGAAGATCCTGTTCCCCAACAAGCACGCCATCTACATGCATGACACGCCGCAGAAATCGTTCTTCAAGCAGGATATGCGAGCGCTCAGCCATGGCTGCGTGCGCCTGCAGGACCCGCGCGGCATGGCGGCGGCAGTGCTCGGCACGGATGTCGATTACATCGCCGAGAAGCTGAAGCACGGACACTCGACCGAGGATGTGACGCGCAAGATTCCGGTCTATGTCGCCTATTTCACCGCCTGGCCCGACATGTCCGGCAAGGTCGAGTATTTCGGCGACGTCTACGACCGCGACTCCAGGCTGAAGCAGGCCCTGGATGCGACCGAGGCGGTTCGCTCACCCTCGAGCTGA
- a CDS encoding lysozyme inhibitor LprI family protein codes for MRFSVRTDVLLVFAVILAGGILAAPPARAEGPSFDCAKASLPAEKAICADPQLSAIDLLVSKAYKEFEPAFGGDKRKIARGLIADRNACKSDAACVVSALNNALQTYGNAPSWVQDYNIALIGKKALDTAAHNPGNRDQPLPSAVGQCASTHIKTLTARLGDDPLETATPDAGSAATFTNGGGSVSYDREPGLASSKVGEPVVMCLISIPRDCPKDDDRGRVYYSIDLVAKGSWALPDSEHLCGGA; via the coding sequence ATGCGATTTTCCGTTCGAACCGATGTCTTGCTGGTCTTTGCCGTCATCCTGGCTGGCGGCATCCTTGCCGCGCCTCCGGCGCGGGCCGAGGGGCCATCCTTCGACTGCGCCAAGGCAAGCCTGCCGGCCGAGAAGGCGATCTGCGCCGATCCGCAACTGTCGGCCATCGATCTGCTTGTTTCCAAGGCCTACAAGGAGTTCGAGCCGGCATTCGGCGGCGACAAGCGCAAGATCGCGCGCGGCTTGATTGCTGACCGCAACGCCTGCAAGAGCGACGCCGCCTGCGTCGTCAGTGCGCTCAACAACGCCTTGCAGACCTATGGCAATGCGCCGTCATGGGTGCAGGATTATAACATCGCCCTGATCGGCAAGAAGGCGCTGGACACCGCCGCGCACAACCCCGGCAACAGGGACCAGCCCCTGCCCTCGGCGGTCGGGCAATGCGCGTCCACCCACATCAAGACGCTGACCGCGCGGCTTGGCGACGACCCGCTGGAAACAGCCACGCCTGATGCGGGCAGTGCTGCGACGTTCACCAACGGTGGCGGATCTGTCTCCTATGATCGCGAGCCGGGCCTGGCATCCTCGAAGGTCGGAGAACCCGTCGTAATGTGCCTAATCTCGATACCCAGGGACTGCCCCAAGGACGATGACCGCGGCCGGGTCTACTATTCCATCGACCTGGTCGCCAAGGGGAGCTGGGCCCTGCCGGACTCGGAGCATTTGTGTGGCGGCGCCTGA
- a CDS encoding PepSY domain-containing protein — protein sequence MSRFLMATSVAFLLIAGPALAADEDPLPPPNAKKLSEILAKVEQRDGFRYVKEVDWDKDAYTVTYYTSDKAKVEITYDPVTAEPK from the coding sequence ATGTCCAGATTTCTTATGGCGACCAGCGTCGCATTTTTACTCATCGCCGGCCCGGCTCTGGCCGCGGACGAGGACCCGTTGCCGCCGCCCAACGCCAAGAAGCTGTCGGAGATCCTTGCCAAGGTCGAGCAGCGCGACGGCTTTCGCTACGTGAAAGAGGTCGACTGGGACAAGGACGCCTACACCGTCACCTACTACACATCTGATAAGGCCAAGGTCGAAATCACCTACGATCCGGTGACCGCCGAACCGAAATAG
- a CDS encoding phosphoglycolate phosphatase yields the protein MTRPIIVFDLDGTLIDTAPDLLDSLNHSLAASELAAVDEAGFRRFVGHGGRVMIERAHAAQQRSLDVAEHDRLLKVFLDHYTDNIPGKSRPYPGVVEAIARFEKAGYLLAICTNKYEANSLALIEALGLTSHFAAIAGQDTFAFRKPDPRHLIETIKLAGGDPHNALMVGDSQTDIDTAKAAGIPVVAVDFGYTDRHVREFEPSAIISHFDALTVDLAQKLINAAAGR from the coding sequence ATGACTCGCCCGATCATCGTGTTCGACCTCGACGGAACGCTGATCGACACGGCGCCGGACCTGCTCGACAGCCTCAACCACAGCCTGGCCGCCAGCGAACTCGCGGCCGTCGATGAAGCCGGCTTCAGGCGCTTCGTCGGCCATGGTGGCCGCGTCATGATAGAGCGCGCGCACGCTGCCCAGCAGCGCTCGCTTGATGTCGCCGAGCACGACCGGCTGCTAAAAGTGTTCCTCGATCACTACACCGATAACATTCCCGGCAAATCCCGCCCCTACCCCGGTGTCGTCGAGGCCATCGCGCGCTTCGAGAAGGCGGGCTATCTCCTGGCCATCTGCACCAACAAATACGAAGCCAATTCGCTGGCGCTGATCGAAGCGCTCGGCCTGACCAGCCATTTCGCGGCAATCGCCGGCCAGGACACGTTCGCGTTCCGCAAGCCTGACCCGCGCCATCTGATCGAGACCATCAAGCTGGCCGGCGGCGACCCGCACAACGCTCTGATGGTCGGCGATTCGCAGACGGACATCGACACCGCCAAGGCCGCCGGCATTCCGGTGGTGGCGGTCGATTTCGGCTACACCGATCGCCATGTGCGCGAATTCGAACCCTCGGCGATCATCTCGCATTTCGACGCGCTGACCGTGGATCTGGCGCAGAAGCTGATCAACGCTGCCGCTGGGCGCTGA
- the rpiA gene encoding ribose-5-phosphate isomerase RpiA encodes MDARQLKVEAARAALAHVTDGMRLGIGTGTTAEEFVRLLADKVATGMTVIGVPTSERTAALCRELGVPLSTLEETPELDLTIDGTDEVDPALTLIKGGGGALLREKIVAAASQRMIVIADQSKMVETLGRFPLPIEVNQFGLRATTIAIGAAAQKLGLSGPLTLRMTGGQAFVTDGGHFILDASFGRIPDTRALSNALHAIPGVVEHGLFIGLASAAIIAGGDGIQTVHAARKPGSSTNHDVA; translated from the coding sequence ATGGATGCGAGACAATTGAAGGTCGAGGCCGCGCGGGCGGCCCTTGCTCATGTCACCGACGGGATGCGGCTCGGCATCGGCACCGGCACCACGGCCGAGGAGTTCGTGCGGCTGCTCGCCGACAAGGTCGCCACCGGCATGACCGTCATCGGCGTGCCGACTTCGGAGCGCACCGCAGCACTGTGCCGGGAGCTTGGCGTGCCACTGTCGACGCTGGAGGAAACGCCCGAACTCGATCTGACCATCGACGGCACCGACGAGGTCGATCCCGCACTGACCCTGATCAAGGGCGGCGGCGGCGCGCTGTTGCGCGAGAAGATCGTGGCTGCGGCTTCGCAGCGCATGATCGTGATCGCCGACCAATCGAAGATGGTCGAGACGCTCGGCCGTTTTCCGCTGCCTATCGAAGTCAACCAGTTCGGCCTGCGCGCAACGACCATTGCGATTGGCGCGGCAGCCCAAAAACTCGGCCTTTCCGGTCCGCTTACATTGAGGATGACGGGAGGCCAGGCTTTTGTTACAGACGGCGGCCATTTTATCCTCGATGCATCTTTTGGCCGCATTCCGGATACAAGAGCGCTTTCGAATGCTCTCCATGCCATTCCGGGCGTGGTCGAGCATGGTCTTTTCATCGGGCTGGCGTCAGCGGCCATCATCGCCGGCGGCGACGGCATCCAAACCGTCCATGCCGCCCGAAAACCAGGGAGTTCTACCAATCATGATGTTGCATAA
- a CDS encoding DUF2059 domain-containing protein, with the protein MMLHNRVRGLCVVLAASAVFALSSPAFSQDVTDSHLKAARAAIAAIHATDSFDNILPQAAAALESQLIQKNPDMQELIGKTINDKAIEMASRRADLEKEAALAYAKVFSEKELNDIATFYSSDAGKKLLDSGPAVTRDLIKAADIWQNGLARDLAQQVGETLAAAAKANAPVAPATTAPAAPADDAAPADGAAAPADGTAPADGSAPADGTQN; encoded by the coding sequence ATGATGTTGCATAACCGGGTTCGCGGCCTTTGCGTCGTTCTGGCGGCTTCGGCCGTCTTTGCCCTTTCCTCGCCGGCATTCTCGCAGGACGTCACGGACTCGCACCTGAAGGCGGCCCGGGCGGCGATCGCCGCGATCCATGCAACTGATTCGTTCGACAACATCCTGCCGCAGGCGGCGGCCGCGCTCGAATCGCAGCTGATCCAGAAGAATCCGGACATGCAGGAGTTGATCGGCAAGACCATCAACGACAAGGCAATCGAGATGGCCTCGCGCCGCGCGGATCTCGAGAAGGAAGCGGCTCTTGCCTATGCGAAGGTGTTTTCCGAAAAGGAACTCAACGACATCGCGACTTTCTACAGCTCGGACGCCGGCAAGAAACTCCTCGACAGCGGCCCGGCCGTGACGCGTGATCTGATCAAGGCAGCCGACATCTGGCAAAACGGCCTTGCCCGCGATCTCGCCCAGCAGGTCGGCGAAACGCTGGCGGCGGCCGCCAAGGCAAATGCGCCGGTTGCCCCTGCTACCACCGCGCCAGCCGCTCCGGCCGATGATGCAGCGCCGGCGGACGGTGCCGCCGCGCCCGCTGACGGCACGGCTCCCGCCGATGGTTCGGCTCCTGCCGACGGCACTCAGAACTGA
- the gor gene encoding glutathione-disulfide reductase, with protein sequence MAGYDYDLFVIGGGSGGVRAARVAAALGKRVGIAEEYRFGGTCVIRGCVPKKLYVYASQFPEHFADAAGYGWTVPEASFDWRTLVANKDREISRLEAIYKKNVEGAGGEAFHSRAMIVDPHVVHLLGEDRTVTADQILIATGGRPAAHPALPGHEHCIFSNEAFDLKELPKAIMIEGGGYIAVEFANIFHGLGVDTTLVYRGKEILSRFDMDLRRMLHETMEKKGIKILCHSVSQSVRKRPDGRLDALLSSGQTLTVDQVMLAIGRIPNTENMGLEGIGIEMTAAGAIKVDDYSRTNIDNIWAIGDVTHRVQLTPVAIHEAMCFIETAFKGNPTAPDHQTIATAVFSQPEIGTVGLSEDEAVKRFADVEIYRASFRPMRHTLSGRDEKMLIKLVVEGASRKVLGAHILGPDAAEMAQLLGIPLKAGLTKDDFDRTMAVHPTAAEELVTMYKPTYRVKNGERI encoded by the coding sequence ATGGCCGGTTATGACTATGATCTCTTCGTCATCGGGGGCGGCTCCGGCGGGGTGAGGGCGGCGCGTGTTGCCGCGGCACTCGGCAAGCGCGTCGGCATCGCCGAGGAATACCGTTTTGGCGGCACCTGCGTCATCAGAGGCTGCGTGCCAAAGAAGCTCTATGTCTACGCCTCGCAATTTCCGGAGCATTTCGCCGATGCGGCGGGCTATGGCTGGACGGTGCCGGAAGCCAGTTTCGACTGGCGCACGCTGGTCGCCAACAAGGATCGCGAGATCAGCCGGCTGGAGGCCATTTACAAGAAGAATGTCGAGGGCGCCGGCGGCGAGGCCTTTCATTCGCGGGCGATGATCGTCGACCCGCATGTGGTGCATCTTCTGGGCGAGGACCGTACCGTCACCGCCGACCAGATCCTGATCGCCACCGGCGGCCGTCCGGCGGCGCATCCAGCGCTGCCCGGCCACGAACACTGCATCTTCTCCAACGAGGCTTTCGACCTCAAGGAACTGCCAAAGGCGATCATGATCGAAGGCGGCGGCTATATCGCGGTCGAGTTCGCCAACATCTTTCACGGCCTCGGCGTCGACACCACCCTGGTCTATCGCGGCAAGGAAATCCTCAGCCGCTTCGACATGGATCTGCGCCGCATGCTGCACGAGACCATGGAGAAGAAAGGCATCAAGATACTCTGCCATTCGGTGTCCCAATCGGTGCGCAAGCGGCCGGACGGCCGGCTCGACGCCCTTCTTAGCAGCGGCCAGACGCTGACAGTGGACCAGGTCATGCTGGCCATCGGGCGCATCCCCAACACCGAGAATATGGGCCTGGAAGGCATCGGCATCGAGATGACCGCAGCCGGCGCGATCAAGGTCGACGACTATTCCCGCACCAACATCGACAACATCTGGGCGATCGGCGACGTCACCCACCGCGTGCAGCTGACGCCGGTGGCGATCCACGAAGCGATGTGCTTCATCGAGACTGCCTTCAAAGGCAATCCGACTGCGCCCGACCACCAAACCATCGCGACCGCTGTTTTTTCGCAGCCGGAAATCGGCACTGTGGGGCTGTCCGAAGACGAAGCCGTCAAGCGTTTCGCCGATGTCGAGATCTATCGCGCCAGCTTCCGGCCGATGCGGCATACGCTGTCGGGCCGCGACGAGAAGATGCTGATCAAGCTGGTGGTCGAAGGCGCTTCGCGCAAAGTGCTCGGCGCCCACATACTGGGACCCGATGCCGCCGAAATGGCGCAGCTGCTCGGCATTCCGCTGAAGGCCGGCCTCACCAAGGATGATTTCGACCGCACGATGGCCGTGCACCCGACCGCGGCCGAAGAACTCGTCACCATGTACAAGCCGACATACCGGGTGAAGAACGGCGAGCGCATCTGA